Genomic segment of Gasterosteus aculeatus chromosome 4, fGasAcu3.hap1.1, whole genome shotgun sequence:
atggGCGTGTGAGCACATTTTGTGGTTCACGTCCTCAGAAAGCCGGTGCAGACGTAACGGCCCGACCTTTGCGCCTCCCCTTCATCGTCAGTGTCATTGTCACCTTCTGCTGGTGGAGATCTCACTCTTACGTTTGGATCAAATTATCTTTAAAACGTACATTtcaattttagtttttttctcttccttttttgcCATGAGATCTAATTGACCGTAAAGGGAAATCTGtttatggttttctttttttgaaaatgattaaTGCGGTGTGAGTTGCTTGCTATCTTGTAGGTGTTAAAAATATATCAACGAATGTTGTATGCAGGTGCACTTTTAGAAACATAGTCAATAAAAGCCAGAGGACCGTCCCATCACTTTTCTCAGTCACAGAATTATAACACCAGTAAAAACGGCTGGCGCAGTGGTTTCTGTCTCATCCTCCGGAGGACACGGTGTGTCGGGACGACACCGCTTTTCGTGAGCTGACCACTGCCATCGATGGAAGGAGTCGGTGTGGATTTTAGTCTTTTGCCTAATCAGTTAAGTTTGTTCTGCCGCGGCTTTGATGACTACCCATTATGCTTCTTTCTATGTGAACTAGAGCTACGACCTCGAGGTTTTGTTGTTATGAAACTGTACAGAAAAAAATGAgtgttaaataaatgtcacttttAATGCATCAGTTTTCTAGATTGTTACATACAAGATTATATTATTTACAGGTCAGTATTCTGGACCTGGGTCCTATTACACACCTGGTAAAAGCAAAAGGTTACTGCTGCTGAAAAtatggaattattattttttttgtcaccctcacctgtggcgACCGAGTAGCTCGGGAGGCGCAGGTGATGATCGATCTCTTTTCTAATCTGCTGAGACGAAGCTTTGGCTGCACAAAAGTGGAACGAGAGAAACTGCAGCACGCAACTTCCAACAAGTCAACCACATCCTTCCAGCCGATGGTTACAATGTTGTTTCCCACAGAGTCGAGTGCAATTtatgagaaaattaaaaatgcTTATCTAGACAAGGGTTATTCGCTCCTGCCTGTGGgttaaataaaaagatgatTACAATataagtgtgtatatatagatattacCTAATGCATTATATCTATTTTAACTTATCTGTAAGAAGCAGAGTTCCCCTCAGTGTGGGAACCATTACTTCACCTTGATTgacttaattcatttttttcctctgcagcaaAAAGGCCCGTTTCCAACTAAAACGGCATGCTGTTATTGGAccgaaaaacatttttgttataACAACACAAGCAGGACCTCGTCCTAATAACTATGCATCGGATTTACATCTCAAATACTTTGCCGCTCCTCTGCTACCATTTTCACACAATTTCTCCGTGTCCCGTTGTTCGTTTTCACTCTGCGGAGTCTTCGAGCCGTCGGGGCAGGAAGAAGATGGCCTTCTGTCCGATGTGAGTTCTTGGGCCCAGTTTAGGTCTTCCGTTCTTCTTCAGGGCAACATACCAGTTCCTCTCCTGATATTTCTGACTTGCATATGTGTTGTAGTggttctcctccagcttctccaggAAGTAACATTCATCAGTCACGGTGGGCTGagacgtaaacacacacacaaaacagaagagCTGATTGCATGTCAGGCCCTTTGGGATTAAAAGTTTAAGAAATAGTCACCAGTAatcattcaaaacacacacatctacatcaCAGACCATTCATCTACATTTGCTTGCTTCATTAAGTGTAACGGGACGATTAACTTTATAACATCAGGTGCGCTGCAGATACTCACTGAGCTGTACAATCGGCCCTCGTCGCTCATGGCCAAATATCGCCCGGCTCGCGTTCCCTGGACAACGACTACGCCTTTATCCACCGCTGTGAGCTTCAACACAGCTGAAAGTTTAAGATAGCTCAGCATTGTCCATACATTATGGACGACGTGTCACAGGAGGGAAACAGCGGGTGGATTATGGTTTATGTGTCATTGACGTTCCAGCCTGGATGCACAGTACCACAGTACCTAACACTGTTCTAGTTCATGAAGTCGAGGACACGCTGTGAAGGCCCATTACACCGGCCTTCATAGAGTCCTGAAACACTGAATGTATGCAGCATTTCCAGTTCCTTCACATTAAGTCAATGTTCTTTTGGTTAGACACCTGAAATACTCCTTTATCTGAAGTATTATCTTTTCTGTGATGCAAGAAGCAACAAAAGTACGTTTCTTATTTTCTCAGGCCTCCTGATCGTCCCCACAGGGAAAGAGAAATCAGCCTTTTCCTCCTGTCCACACTTCTTATGAAACAACCCCCCATGGACGCTCTGCTTCTACTTTAGACGTTTATCTGAAGACTCCATTTTAAGCTTTGAATGGGTCACAAAGTCATTTTCCTCTCCTACACATTTTTCGATGGACTCTGCATACCTAAAGAAACCTTTCAAGTACAAACTATTTTCTCTTTCAGCTTTTAAAGATTTTTGTATGTTTACACGTTTTGACTTTCTTACAACTGCGATCACCTCTTTTCTCTGGACTACTCAACCATCAAGAGCAGACAGATTCCTAGAAAATACTTCCCACTAATAATGGGAAAAGGCCTCTGCATTAAAGAGCATCGTGTGTCCTACTTCTGTATGTAATGTGCGCTATTTGCAATGATAGTTTTACATTCGTCACTACAAATAAGTGTTTTCATCTTATTCTTCTTGCTGAACGGAGCTGGGATGTTTCCTCATATAGACCCcccacatacacatatacacacagccCCCCCGCAGTGGCCTAGAGGAAGTGAGCGCAGTCTTACTATGCACGTCCCCCTCGTCCCTCTGTCCCCGCACCGTCCCATCGGCCACGATCTGCAGGTGGTGTCCGCCATTCCTGCAGTAGAGACGCGTCAGCTGGCGGAAGTCCCCCAGCGGGCCGCCGTCCACCGTTTGGTCCCCTGACACCGACATCTCCTCCGCCATCCCGCTCGGAGGACTCGCACAGCTGCGCGAACCGTCGGGAAGGTTTCCGGAGGAATGTCTGCGGGGTGGGTCTGTTTTCCCCCCCGGAGCGGTCAGGTGTTTACATCCTCGTGAACGAGCGCGGGGGATCAGAGGCAGCTGGTTTGCGCGTCCCCGACTCCGGGCACGTAACGACGTGTGATCGATGACCACGACGCACATCGACCGCAGCTCCTTCACACGGGAATAATGGCgtattcttttttgttttaggcGATGCAAACCAACCTCTACGATCTTGATAGGATTAAGtagttttatttgaaaatacagGCTTTCTATGGTGCTTGACAGTCTTTATACAacttcatttattaaaaaaaaaaaaaagaacaattgaGACGGAGAAGTTTAGGTCATAAACCTCTCGGTGATGCTACTGGAGGGGACAGATGTTTGCATGAATGCAATGAGAATTTCAATAAAACTCCAACTCTTCAACGACCCATGATGCTGAGCTCATGTATTCAATGACTGGATTGGTGCTGGATAAAAAAGTTTCATACAAGTCGCGTACCGCTTCAATCATGGCAAACATCTGCATGCGGTTCCTTGTTTGGAGAAGCACCACACAAAGACATACAGTTTGACCTTTAATCAACAGAAATCACACTACAGATGAGAAATAATAGAGGGCTAGGTATCGAAAAACGTATTATTTGGAGACAAATACACTTCTTTACAATggattatatacacacacacatcatttttttattatgcaaacgttttttttttttaagagaaagCATATACCAGTAAAACATGATCTGCCCTTGATAATTCTGAAAAGTTTATGTCTGCATACGCTTTATACAAAATAGCTTTTCAAACAATATTTAGATAGTGCAAACCTTTCCTTGTGTAGATTCAAGCTGGTCGATTACTTTCACAAACAGTCTGTGTGTGAAAAAGACTGACTCCTATTCACAGTATTAAACAATTTGACCAAGttggcataaaaaaaagaaaattaaaaaaaatcaaaacaaagaacTGTACATTTGTCTTCCAGGAGCTACTTTGTTTACACACCGACACGTTAAATTTGTCTGTGCTTGCTTTGGTCACCTTGTAGTCGAACATAAAATAGGCTTTTTGTGTGCAGTCGGTCGAGACTGACTACTGACTAAGTATACCTGAAATTCTGGCCTGCAGAGATATGTTAAATGTGAATCTCCTGAAGGAAAATAGCTTATACTGGAAAAAGAGTGGATAAAAGAAGCGACCACCTCTGGTTATGTGAAGGTTACAGATAATCTGTCGTTTCTATTGCATATTCTGTTGTCCTCCTCAAAAATAGTAAGTAAGCACAGATACATTTTGAGTAAGAAGAGGCAAGTGcgcaagtttgtgtgtgtgtgtataaacacacctgtttaaataaacagcagcagagATTGGTATACACTGAATGTGAAAGTAACCCATGGCAACCGCTATGCAGTTAATGAGGATGGTTTTCAATTTTGAATGAACAtcggcaaaaaaataaacagaataaaatCCTTTTTCTGAGCCTGGGTAACTATGAAAGACGACGGCGGCAGCACGTTAATAGAAATGTCCTAATCATGACGGAGAAACACACCATAAGTCACAGAAGCAGACACATTGCGGGGATCCAAACTGACCCGACATTAAATGACTTTACAAGCACGTACTGCAGGAATCAGACATTCAATGACTCCATTTTAATGACCTAAACATGGGAAGCGCTACAAGATGTATAACAACTGCTTTTGTATTTGAAGTTGGGATACTTTACCAAGAGcaaaacaatgacattttattttaaatgagtgCTTTGTTATCGCTCACTTTACATGTTTATCCAATTATCTTAAACTGGCAGTTCATTCGCTTTCATCTGCTTGAATCTgtcaaaagcatttttattgaaTTAGTTCCTCTAAGCTTAACATTCAGATCAAACCTGGATTATATTGTGCGTTAGACACATGCATCATGACAAACTGAGCTGACGACTGATGAAAATGTTGCAGCACATttcaaatccacacacacacagaagggatGCTGGCGGGCCGACGCGATGCCGTGTGAGCACACAACCCATCTGTTACAAACAGCGCTCAGCTATCACTCATTAACAAGGACTTCTATCCAGCGGACAGCAGCTCCGATCATTTGACAAATTCATGAGTTTCAATACGTGAACTAGTTTCCCCTCTACTGATGCAATCGCTGATCAGACTTTCAGCATCACTGGAAACAGACAAAACTGGAGTTTGGCACAGAAACAGTTCTCAGAGAATACAAGGGTCCACTTGGCCTGCCTCCCTAGTCCGTGACATCATGAGGAGGCCGATGAGTTCTTTCCAACATTGGGGCTCGACTAGCTAACAGACAGGcatgtaaatgtattaaagaCAAGGTGCCTACTGGGCGTTCCAAGAGCAGAAGGCTTAAACgggaggggtcaaaggttatCAGCAGCTGTGGGAGGTTTACTGGGTAATGAATCTGCCCGATCTAAAAAGTCGTATACACGAGCGGTCTTTCATCTACGTCGTTCATATTGAAACGGATCGTTGACAGTTAGGAAAACGTCTCATTAGTGTACGCTTAATAGGAAGCTGGAGCCAggagccagttagcttagcttagcatagagtgTGAAACAAGAGGAAACGACCGAGCAAATAAACGCACATTGCAGAATGTAGCAGAACATACTGTAAAAGGATTATCGGTGCCAGAATCCCAATGGCATGTTGGTCAGTTTAACAAAAGAACGGTTATTTGAGCAATgctaaaaaacagaaatgagtctCCCAGATGAATCAAACATGACATAACTttgcaaacaacaaaacatgccCTCTCTTCTGATTGGTAGACGCAGGTATCTAACATATTGTTCTGTCATTCCATTATTGGGCTATTTTTGGGCAGTCTTTCTTCACAGTCCTTTAAAGCCGTTTGTTGGGTACAAAGTGCTCTAATCGCCCTTAAGGAGTTGAGTGTGTGGATATCGCATGCACATCGAGGTTGGGCCGAGCTGCTGCTTCTACTGATAAACACGGCCAttggacaaaagaaaaagaggggaaaaactTGTAACTTGCATGTAACATAAAAAGTACAATCAACATACGATGAAGGGATATCGTGGCGGGTTTAAGAGAGCACGCCTTGAACAGGAAGCAAGAGATGGCTTTGATGAGATGTGACGCAAAAAAAGGCacattcttttcccttttctgacCGACTCGGGTAAAACCTGCAAGAGGGAAGCTTGTGTGAGGAATCGTCCTTTAACGATGCATGACCAACAGTAAATCAACAATACTGTTTAGATTtacagaagaccccccccccccccccctctactatATTAGAGATAAAACATTGTTAAAATCTGCTATAAAAACTAAATGAGCAACGTACAGTCTAAAAGCCTACTTAAGAGCGCCTCATATCAAGTAAGCTTCGTTAGCGTCCCGGGTGACAACCTGGACATTTATATAAACCGTTACAATTTGAAAATGTAGAAAATGCTATCAGAACCTGTACATAGATATCTGTTTATCTACCTTAGATATTGTTCTGGATTTGAAGGTAAGAAACCTGAGACCACGTGGATGTTGGCCTATATCTCTCTGTGATTATCGTTAATCTCACAAACACTTCCTACTTGTTACAAACATCTCTAGACTCCCTCCGGACCCGACGGCCATGACACACGCTCGCGCTCACACACGTCATTCACCCCTCGCCGCGGATCCTGCTTCCTTTCATCGTCGAGGAGAAGAGGGGGTTTGGGGCCGGGGGGGATTGGTGAGGTGGGTGGATTTTAAGGCATCGTGTCTGTTTTACGGGTCACAATCATCTCTGGTGGAAGAGCAGAGGCTTGACGCTCCCGGCCTTGAATTTTGGTAACTGGTTGCTGATGATCTCGGCGAGCATCTCTGGGAACTCCACGCTCAGGGACTTGTTCACGAAGGTGTAGAAGCAGAAGCTGAGCAGTCCGCCGACCATCTGGGGACgcacaggggggtgggggagggagaagaCAATGTGTTAGGG
This window contains:
- the LOC120816997 gene encoding putative fibroblast growth factor 1, whose translation is MCVVVIDHTSLRARSRGRANQLPLIPRARSRGCKHLTAPGGKTDPPRRHSSGNLPDGSRSCASPPSGMAEEMSVSGDQTVDGGPLGDFRQLTRLYCRNGGHHLQIVADGTVRGQRDEGDVHTVLKLTAVDKGVVVVQGTRAGRYLAMSDEGRLYSSPTVTDECYFLEKLEENHYNTYASQKYQERNWYVALKKNGRPKLGPRTHIGQKAIFFLPRRLEDSAE